Sequence from the Uloborus diversus isolate 005 chromosome 8, Udiv.v.3.1, whole genome shotgun sequence genome:
ACTACCTCAAAATAATCTgtatttagtttgtttttttatttattagctgCATATATTGTAACCTTAAGAAATTTATATTTAGGTacagcagttaataaaatttaaaataaaaatttgagagaagaaataggaAGTATACAGTTTTGTACGAATTGCCTTTTTACTATATCGCATACATTCTTCTCacagatttaaattttattgggtgatttttaaaaattgcctaagTGTAAAGACATTAAGATTAAGTGCAATTTTTATGTGCTGCAATGAAGAAATCtgtacttattttgtttcatactttttagcgtGAACTAAGCTCGTAGACATTTTGTAGTCTTAagaatttaagaatatttttgtattttattttcgtttaaaagttatttgaggtgaaattttttgaaatttaaaacctaTTTACCTGTTACCTATCTTCATTGGTAAAAActaggtacagtaaaacctgtaaagttgaccacccttgcaagttgaccacctgtctaagttgaccgctattttcaggcacagaattaaatCTGTATCATATAactcaacctctataagttgaccactaaagtagtgcaccgcaggtggtcaacttacaaagtttTCACTGTATTGAACtacgttttaatataaattcattgcacataaagaaagaatagcTTATATGTACCGTTTAACCTGCTCTACATATTGCAAGTTTGTATGctcaaatttaaaagcaattttgaacaaGTATATAGGGTAAAAAAAGCTtctaaaaacgtttttaaatgaTGACTTGACTTAAATCAAAGAGAGTTtagaaaacctgcattatttgaaaagtttaaaatgctcaaaataccccCTCATATGCTTGCTTAATTTCAGCCTTGAAACTCGTTTGTTAAGTTTatcaaaaaaagtaactttttactGACTATTATTTCTTACTAGTATTACCTCACTTCTTTACCCgtagtgtaaaattaaaatttcatttggttcgtctgtatatttacaaataatggatgatggatTTGCTtacccatgttatgataatttactcgtccatgtaacgataatttgctcggtaaaatgttcttaaaattggaatagaaagagaacaaaatcgaattttcaaaaaatcgcttcgatgtgcacactcccatgttacaaactaatttcttgccaaatttcataaaaatcggccaaacgggctcgacgctgtgcgcgtcacagagatccagacagatagaTATCTACACAGAGAGATATCCATAGAGAGAGACTtccatctttattattagtaaagatagagaTAGAGTTtggcaagaataaaaaaaaaggaagtaaaataatCAGCAGGcataaatactgttatttttcatttttttttttttttttttttttttttggcagcagtTAATCAGCGGAAGTAATTGGCAGGTGTTATGACAGAGAAGTAACTTGAGAAATAGTCTTCAATAATTAACTTTAGTAATTATacagctgaaagtatctctgtctggatatctgtatcTCTAGGacacgcatagcacctagaccgttcggccgattttcatgaaatttggcccgaaataagtttgtagcataggggtgtgcacttcgaaatGATTTTTCTATGATTTCATTTTTACTACCATTGGTGGACTTAATTAATCTGCaccgagcgaattatcataacgtggacgagcaaattaacataacatggacaagcaaattaacatagcatattggcgagaaactcatcattcattatttgtaaatatacaggcgaaccaaatgacctttgatACTTCCTAcgacggacaaagccgtgcgagtaccactagtaatacATATAAAGGCTTGCTATTACTTCCGGCGATTTTAGTTAGATAGAAATTTACTTAATAGAAAATTCTAATGACTACCCGAAATATATTCCAATTATAAACCGAAAATTTTGTACCCCTCACCGGCAACAATAGACGAAATTCtctctcaaataaataaatgaataaataaaataaatctgtcTAGAAGTAAATGAGCCTACTTCCACGTATAACACCATAGATTTTCTTCCGTTAAATCAACCAAACAGTATTCTCAATTATCGAAGGTTTAAcattatatttgaaaataaaaaaattttcgcattgaaaattttatttctgaaaacaaaatatgcctctctcatgaaaaaataatttaaacgagctgatgtgtgcatcacatgacttccttttacgtcagtttaatgataatagcgccttggagtaagcaaagaaacactaaatattttcacccctagtttcttgcgaaccgaagcaaaaaaaaaaacgtttttacacagatttatttccccgttattggcgattttaatgggattcagtggttaactctttaaatatcaccaacattgaccgaactaaaaccagacttaaaaattaaaaaaaagccaaatttttcgccaagttggtgacaacacttagcgaccaaaagcttggcgatatatcgccaagtgtttgacaaattataacaccacttgagttagcaatgaaattaacaatgattttcccccaaaaaagtgtaaaagacccccttaggaacatccgaatgcaaccaaaagggaaggtgcacaacgagatcccactaagagtctacgtatcaaatttcatctttctaggacataccgtttttgagttatgcgagctacatacacacatacatacgtacatatggacgtcacggaaaacacgttgtaattaacttgggggtcgtcaaaatgtacatttcaggtgtatgtacgttcctaggcatgtatccacgtgtggtcgggtcgaaaaatctcaacattcattcggggattagcaaaatggaaattaaggccgatttttgagtgaaaattttttcgtgaatacaatacttccttttttgtaaaaagaagtaaaaatgatgGTATGAATTCACATTAAATTCTATTCCTTAAAATTGTTAGACTTGATACTTCAATACATTACCACCAGTAAATAATGTGTTTTCTACGaggaacattttaaattttgagcagtGCTTACATAAAAGGTAAAGTATGCATTTTGTGAACTTTTCTTTAACCGTGAAACGCAAAACTATGACATGCatatgataaaaatattattaacaatgaaataagttattgttttaactgatttaaatttttgtttttgatattttataaaGCTTTAGAACTGCATTACTTACAACTCGACGAAAATCTGCTGAGTAGTTTTGACGAGTTTAGGAATAATCTATTCACATCTCTTAAACTATTCGTGTGAGTATTTCTGGttgtttttacactttttcaattttaatgtaagcaGCTTGAATAAATTCGTACAATTTGCTCTACGCTCTCTATTTTAGGATATGATTTTAGTTAAACTACAATgaacttaaaagataaaaatttcagTTACGTATCTAGTTATAAGTTTCAAGTTTTTCAGTGACGTCACGATGTATTTTACTAAACTTTGTTGTCGATGCCCGCAAAACTAAGTTCAATAAAACACATCGTAtgctttaaaatcttaattattaCTCATTGATCTACACATTCCCATTACATTCTATAAGAATGTCTATAAAATTTGATCGAAAAAACCAAGAGGGCACATGTAAGCGGTAAAAATGGACCAACCACAATCGTTATCATATAATCGGTCCTTGGTTAGATTTATCAATTTTGACACCTAATGAACCTTATAATTACCAATATTTCAGTTAGGATTTGAAGTTTTGAAACAGAATGACAACATCAATATTAACATTTATTAAAGCAAAGTGCAAGAAACAATTACAGTAGTTTACAATCTGTTTGACCTTCCTATCATACTTTAATTCGCGTTTTGAGAAATACTGTATTCGTTTTTTTAAGATTCGATCAATCTCAGAACATCAACTTTTGCAAACAATATGATTcagaaagaagaaattaaaagttgTACTAAACTTTTCCTTAGGCTCCCTTAAAGGTAGCAGCAATGTTAAGTAGTAGAACTAAGTGActataatttgaatattcttcGGATAAGGCATTGAAATGTGACGTTAGTGTGTGTAAATGTGACGCCCACGCATAGAAAAATACCATATTTTAAGACATTGtctctggatgtctagatgtctgttacgcgcatagcgcctagaccgttcgaccgattttcatgaaatttgacacagaattagttcgtagcataagggggagcacctcgaagcgatttttcgaaaaatcgtttgtgttctttttctatcccaattttaagaacattttatcaaacaaattatcataacgtggacgagtaaattaccaaattatcacaacgtggaaccgtaacatgagggcgagcaaatgaacatagcaaattggaaagaatttcaccatccattatttgtaaatgtacagccgaaccaaatgaccttttaatttcctactacgggcaaagccttgcgggtaccgctagttagtgtataataaagataacgtacaatagatgacaaaagtgcaaaaaaaaaaatgaaaaatgaaaaatttgcagttactgccctttacctgcatacCGCAGTATTGGTCAAACTATAAAATGTGACATCACTATCAATAATCAGGTTTGTCTGTAGCTAATCAAAAGTAAAAGCAAATCTTCTTACAGCACATGCATTCGTTGCCTGAGGACATTTATGTCATTTTGTCATTAGCAAACATAAAAATGCGTCATTCTCCTGTTATTAAATCATCATGCTATACTGAAACGTTCTAAACTCATTACATgtattatatatttcttttcagtaGTAATGCACCGTTTCTTACACCTGCTATCAAATGAAGCTTCACTTCGGAAAACCTGTAAGTTGTTGAAGAAGCGTCTTAAAATCGAACAAGTACGTAAAATGCAAAACCATGACGTATATAATCAAACACGTTATGATTGACGAATGTTTCACTATCGAATGGTTGATTTAAAGGTTCTAAAATATAAAAGTATTGTTAATGGCATCTCATCGTAAAGAAAACCTAACATTACCATTattcgaaattttcttcgttaaaATAGAGAGACACAGGATCGTATGTTCtggaaatttattcaaaaaatacagcaaaaaaataaaataaccaaaaacagaaaaatacagaTTTTGTATTATTCTTTGAACCAAAATGCTAATTTGTTGTGATAATTCAATAATCTTTGTTGTAAGAGAATAATATTAATTACGTGCCTACTCTAAAATGTTCTGGAAAGTTTAGTTCAGACCTTCAAATATGGAACTTTTTTTGGTAGACACGCATTTTTAGGTTGCAAAAATAGAATCCTTTCGTTAGTAAAGGAAGTATAGAGATGCTTTTAATATCCTTGCATTGAAGAACCTTGAAAGGACCTTGTAACCCTGAAGCACGTATATGCAATTCGTATTGCAGATCACGTTGGATTTCTTTAATTATGTGGTAAAAGTTTAAATAATCTTTTCCATCTACGTCTGCTACATGTTGAAATTGTTAAGATCATGATAAAATTGTTAAGACCCTACATGAGGAAATCATTTCGGTTTGATTTTTTGAGAccatataactaaaaaaaatcgtCAGTTTTGCTTAAATGCAATTCTACTAAAAATCCAGATTTATATTGCTAAGCAGggctgacgagaggccatgtcagcctagtcggaaactaggggcccgttCCTTGAGGGGTCCCTCTCGAAATCGGAGTAGTATAAGTTTGGCAAGTTTTAAGAGGGGGACGGCGACCAAACTGATAAGGGGCTCACCATGGCTCTCTACGGCCCTTTTGCTAAGTTTTAAACTATcatgttacaattattttactttatttccttTTAATTACTGACTTAAAATTAAAGGATGAAGAATTAGACGAAAAAGATTTAGGTGAAACTGTGGATGATGACACTGAAGTAGACATTTTGAGAGGCGAATTGGAGAGGACAAGATTAGGTAAGATCAATCACTGTtctatgttttgcaattaaatggaataatttatcttattattttattctaatttcaacaatttaAAGAACAATCTAACCTAAAAATGCAAGTGGGGGAATTATAGATTGATTACAGCCTACTTTACGTGTACCAACTTTAACTTTTCAGTTGGTACTTGCATATCGAGTTTAGTATTTCTTGGTCGAACTCTCAACTCTCTTGACCTCTCCCTCTGTTTCAACTAGCCCTGTTCAAGTCGAAGTCGGGGGTTAAAAGTATTTAACTGCTTTAATGTCATAACTACTTTTGACCTTTCTTGTTCATATTAATTAcatccttttacaaagtaaaggatgCATTGTAACAACGAAACTTTTTCACTCAAAGCTCAgcctaaatttcttttttacttactCCCGAATAAATGGTGAGTCATTTTCCCGACACGTTCGCACAGGCATGTGTACCTACAAACGTATGAACAACCGAAATAttacattttgatgatccccTGAGTTTTTCTatcacgaattttctcgtgacatctgtatgtgcgtatatatcttgcataactcaaaaacggaattgAGCAGAAGGTTGAAATTTCACTTCGAGTCCTTTTGGGGTCTAGTTgttgcacctcctcttttggttgcaattttttgcaatttggttattttgattaaaaacaaaatgttttattgaatACTAGTTACATAACACAGggtataaaaaaattctttggtgcCCAGAATTTTAGAGcagttttaggctatatttggggCGCTGAATCGAAGTATCAAATTGGTTTCCCCTATCAGCTCTATATTTTGAGAGCAGtgctttttgattaaaaataaaatgttttgttaaacACTAGTTACATAACACAGGGCtataaagaaaattctttagtGCCCAGAATTTTAGAGCAGTTTTAGCTATCTTTGGGGCGCTGAATCGAAGTATCAAATTAGATTACTCTATCAGCTCTACATTTTGAGAGCAGtgctttttgattaaaaataaaatgtttcattgaacaCTAGTTACATAACACAGggctataaaaaaattctttggtgcCCAGAATTTTAGAGCAGTTTTAGCTATATTTGGGGGCGCTGAATCGAAGCATCAAATTAGTTTCCTTTATCAGCTCTACATTTTAAGAGCAGTGCTTTTTTAACATGCTGTTATACCTAAAATGTATATAGTTTTAACCTTTTGTGAACATCTAAAGCAAGTTTAATCTTCTGAAAAAAGAATTGCTTCCAATATACTAGCCCTATTGCCATTCTGCTCTGCAGTCAGAGGAATTCACTACAGTTGGTGTAAACGTAACCTGGCAGCGGGACCCAACTATGACTCATGAGAACACAGGGCACCATCTGTATTTAGTGCCCCCCCTTTCCCCCTTCTTTTCTtatacagtgaccgccgcttatatgaatcacgtttgttctaaacagttttgattctataaagcggctgattcaataaagtggctaattcaataaagctggattttattctgttttttacaatttgattcattaaatcggttgattcaattaaccagcgtCCACGTAATACTATAGATTTCAGATTTGGTACCCCTCTAATTTTTTGACCGGGGCACGTGCCCCATGTGTACCCCTACCTCAACCTGGTCTTGCCTTGCAGCGTTGTGAATGCTACGATGGTCTTAATTACGAAATTACAACACTGCCATGTTAGATTTGATACAACTATGGATGGAACAAACATCACACAAGTTTTGTTCTTACGATGTGTGAAGAGTTGTATATTTGTATACAACATTTGtgtaatataataataatgaatattctgtacttataatttttatttgatcTATGGATCTATGATTTAAACCCATGTTACGTATATTTCTTCGaaatatactaattttttatgctaagctcttcagcaaaaactaatgtcatatgaggcagtgagaagcaaagggatgtaagtggacattttcaagttttgagtaaaacgcgtttaaagttgcggtgTTTGGTCTGCTTTCATTGAATTCTTTTTCAaagtcatgctgtatagcagcacctaccagggctgttAATACTATCTTTTACCCCAAAgaagaggagaggttcacctaccatttgtaatggttatctcgaaatttttaattttggcacttacatccctttacttctcactgatTCATATGAGGTGCgtgaagcaaaaggatgtaagtgtggtttataaagttttgagtaaaacgcgtttaaaattcaGGATCAGGTACACTTAAAAATTCATGaatattttatggtaaatattactgtaaaatggagtatttacagtatagaaaaaaattacaataaattgtaccgaaaaaaaataaacgattgcagctccaattgatacaccacgtgacttacagtgtgAAGCAGATATCACCCGTATTTTCCTTACTCGATGCGTCCCAAgtcgtatggtgggcagcaaatcCGCCTACCAATTTAAAGGTCCAGAGATCGAACCAgctctttgcattttttaaactctcgtttattctaccgtaaaatgttacagtaaaataggattttacggtaaaagctactggcaacatggatgccagtaatgTTTACggtaaaaatttcaggattatttttaacagtgtaggctttctttgaaaattttctctaaatcatactgtataccAATAcctgcacctaccagggctactagtaccatatcttaccccaaaacagaggagaggttctcctactaaTGAACTGGTTacctccacctttttttttttttttttttttaattttggcacttacatttcCTTGCTtcacactgccgcatatttgaaTTCAGCATACCAAACTCATATGAAATCAGTTCCAAATAGCCCGGCAAAAACAAATGACTTTGGCCCAGTGTAATAGAATTCTTTATGGTTAAATCTTAAACTTGAAAAGTTGATCTACTAATTTACTTGATCGTATACATCATCTTTTACTTTTTGCAGATCTGGAAGCAATGAAGTTAGCATACGCAACGTTGCAGGAGAAAATAGAGAAAACAAAACGTACGGGGActggttaaaatgaaaaatatttatttatgtaaaaaaaatggatttgcgttctgtaataaataaatgttcttttACAGATTTTGTTGATTCTTCTGAAAGAAAGTAgagattataaatatttattctaaatttGATCTGAAACTTGGCTATTTTGTTTGTCTTTTCGTTTACCAGTATGTCAGAAACAAATATAACAATGAAACGAACTTTCCTCAAAGTCATCTTTATAATCCTCAGGAGAAGAGAATCAtcatattaaagaaaatatttattgacCAGTTCTGCCAAGTCATTGCCCctcctttgaaaaattaatgtctttaattttttttttttttaactcataagcGGGCCGGTTTTTtgttgttacttccttttacaacgagctgatgtgtgcatcacatgacttccttttactccaatttaatgtcattttctcattattggcagttttgatatgattcaatagttttctctctaaatatcaccaacagtggccaaattaaaacagattttttaaaaaatcgccaaaattgtcgccaagttagcgacaaaacttagcgaccaaaagactggcgatatatcgccaagtgtccgacaaattataacatcacttgagtttaaatcgaaattaacaatgatttccccccaaaaaggggcaaaagacccccttaggaacatctaaatgcaaccaaaaggaaaggtgctaGTGATGGGcctaatcgagttctcataatcgaatcactcgattattcaagatcattcgagaactcgattaccacgagttctcgattatcgtatatcgagttctcgattatcacttctcgagttctcgagcgatgaacttctcgagtactcgattatcacttttcaagttctcgagcgatgaacttctcgagttctcgattatcacattctgagaactcgagcgatcaactgctcgagttctcgctttgaacttctcgagatattgaattctcgagatgttgagttctcgagatcttgagttctcaagatgtcaatcactcgagcagtgtaatcTTCgaccgatttgataatcgaatgaacctctcaatatagttgacttctgacaa
This genomic interval carries:
- the LOC129228113 gene encoding uncharacterized protein LOC129228113, with product MVVKSIFGSVISNVYNIFRSLVDTAFYIILQSTIFSTMVLNAALSLLVLFEEIAIICLLLPWIPAKRIGSIFGFIRKLGFPEKITLSLYIVMVLVVMVLNLIALELHYLQLDENLLSSFDEFRNNLFTSLKLFVVMHRFLHLLSNEASLRKTCKLLKKRLKIEQDEELDEKDLGETVDDDTEVDILRGELERTRLDLEAMKLAYATLQEKIEKTKRTGTG